Proteins encoded within one genomic window of Nitrospirota bacterium:
- a CDS encoding YncE family protein, producing MRSKSFWKFLASIIAVAVFAIPVWANGAGKLVYVTNSGNNTVSVIDPAKNEVINTIRVGTWPAGIEVDAASGKAYVVNSNTGDSSVSVVDLKSNSVVGNVKVGVGPMAIALDTAAGIGYAADTENYVDGKNASHTISIIDLKTNKVTGTIDVGVGPFDVDILNGKVFASNSTDWEIAVVDTATNKVSKKIKTVDTPLGLAVDNVKKKVFVAIHGKGSVMVIDADKMEDKGLIKVGDTAWYIGVDAAKGRAYVTREEGTVTVIDTGSDKVVAEIKVGKAPRGVAVDSEGSRAYVVNHGDVSVSVIDTTNNTVVGTIKLAPATDSSYAGSPWGITIN from the coding sequence ATGAGATCGAAAAGTTTTTGGAAATTCTTAGCTTCAATTATTGCAGTTGCAGTATTTGCCATCCCTGTCTGGGCCAATGGGGCAGGCAAGCTTGTCTATGTCACAAACTCAGGCAACAATACAGTATCGGTCATTGATCCCGCAAAAAATGAGGTCATAAACACAATAAGAGTCGGTACCTGGCCTGCGGGCATTGAAGTGGATGCTGCTTCAGGCAAGGCGTATGTAGTTAATTCCAACACAGGCGACAGCAGCGTATCAGTAGTTGATCTTAAGAGCAATTCGGTTGTAGGTAATGTGAAAGTTGGTGTAGGCCCGATGGCGATAGCGCTTGATACAGCTGCCGGGATAGGGTATGCAGCTGATACCGAGAATTATGTGGACGGGAAGAACGCCAGCCATACCATCTCTATAATAGACCTCAAGACCAATAAGGTTACAGGTACTATTGATGTAGGTGTAGGCCCTTTTGATGTGGATATATTAAACGGCAAGGTATTTGCCAGCAACTCAACTGATTGGGAGATTGCAGTCGTTGACACTGCAACTAATAAAGTAAGCAAGAAGATAAAGACCGTTGATACTCCGCTCGGCCTTGCTGTTGATAATGTGAAGAAGAAGGTTTTTGTAGCCATTCACGGCAAAGGGTCGGTCATGGTAATAGACGCGGATAAGATGGAGGACAAGGGCCTTATCAAGGTCGGCGATACCGCCTGGTACATTGGGGTTGACGCTGCAAAGGGCAGGGCATATGTCACAAGAGAAGAAGGCACGGTAACTGTTATTGATACCGGCAGCGATAAGGTTGTGGCTGAGATCAAGGTTGGCAAGGCGCCGAGAGGAGTTGCGGTGGATTCTGAAGGCAGCAGGGCTTATGTCGTAAACCACGGAGATGTTTCAGTATCGGTCATTGATACGACAAACAATACAGTTGTCGGGACGATCAAGCTCGCGCCCGCGACTGACAGCTCTTACGCCGGATCACCCTGGGGAATTACGATCAATTAA
- a CDS encoding YncE family protein produces the protein MILRNIKIFLFSFFLFLMMAAPFFAIAKSTAPAKMVYVTNAGNNTVSVIDASKAEVVNTIRVGVWPSGIAIDHESRKAYIVNSGPSDNNVAVIDLKSNSIIGKIKVGTGPMHIALDTASKKAYVTNTDNSNNTISIVDLGNNTSTGNIKAGKEPFGLALDPGRNKLFVVNSGEDSVSVIDLKKNSVMATIPVGNVPLGAAYSSVSDRVYVANHNSNSISAIDPENNKVVASIKVGKNPWYIGVDTVHNRLYVPNRSANTVSIIDASLNKVTGSIRVGNDPLGIAVDSANNRAYVTNHKDVSVSVIDTENNVLVKTIKLSLTPGSPYAGSPWDVAVD, from the coding sequence ATGATTTTAAGGAATATTAAGATCTTTTTATTTTCTTTTTTTCTGTTTTTAATGATGGCAGCGCCTTTTTTTGCGATAGCCAAGAGCACCGCTCCGGCAAAAATGGTCTATGTTACCAATGCGGGCAATAATACCGTATCGGTCATTGATGCTTCAAAGGCAGAGGTTGTAAATACGATCAGGGTCGGTGTATGGCCGTCAGGCATCGCGATCGACCATGAATCCCGTAAGGCCTATATTGTCAACTCCGGCCCTTCTGACAATAATGTCGCGGTAATAGACCTTAAGAGCAACTCTATTATCGGAAAGATAAAAGTCGGGACAGGCCCGATGCACATTGCATTGGACACCGCGTCAAAAAAGGCCTATGTCACCAATACGGATAACAGCAACAACACAATATCGATTGTGGATCTTGGCAATAATACTTCAACAGGCAATATAAAGGCCGGCAAAGAGCCTTTCGGGTTGGCGCTCGACCCCGGAAGGAACAAGCTGTTTGTGGTTAATTCCGGCGAGGACAGCGTTTCTGTAATTGACCTGAAGAAGAATTCAGTCATGGCAACAATACCTGTCGGCAATGTGCCTCTCGGCGCAGCATACAGCTCTGTAAGCGACAGAGTATATGTAGCCAATCATAACAGCAACAGCATCTCAGCCATAGATCCTGAAAACAACAAGGTTGTTGCCAGTATAAAAGTCGGCAAGAACCCGTGGTATATAGGGGTTGATACCGTGCATAACAGATTATATGTCCCTAACAGATCAGCTAATACTGTCAGTATAATTGATGCCTCTTTAAACAAGGTCACGGGCTCTATAAGGGTCGGCAATGACCCGCTTGGCATTGCTGTTGATTCTGCAAATAACCGGGCCTATGTTACGAACCACAAAGACGTCAGCGTTTCAGTCATAGACACGGAAAACAATGTCCTCGTTAAGACTATAAAACTGAGCCTTACCCCGGGCAGCCCGTATGCGGGTTCGCCGTGGGATGTTGCTGTTGATTAG